A single genomic interval of Sander lucioperca isolate FBNREF2018 chromosome 9, SLUC_FBN_1.2, whole genome shotgun sequence harbors:
- the LOC116064081 gene encoding uncharacterized protein LOC116064081 isoform X5, translating to MKQSLITALILCSISWISVSGSESHTETVEGRPGGEVTLTCSNPSSRDAATLWLRVFNRTKASFISAMFSSTVKPLYSNGSQNGRFNMSTNISTLFLQIKHVDVSDSGLYLCGFYIGGPFHFSAIHFNVKGSDDSHDDTDRKSEKSDGTAKLMSLILGALTVLLLMVIIGLVVKNRKLQKAANEEQNPQQPENQTSEELNYAAVAFCPKTRKTREVEPNVVYASTR from the exons ATGAAACAGAGCCTGATAACAGCTCTAATTCTCTGCAGCATCA gCTGGATCTCTGTCTCAGGTTCTGAGTCTCACACTGAGACTGTGGAGGGTCGGCCGGGTGGAGAAGTCACACTCACATGTTCTAACCCGTCCAGCCGAGACGCTGCAACACTCTGGTTGAGAGTGTTCAACAGAACCAAGGCCAGCTTTATCTCTGCGATGTTCAGCTCTACAGTAAAACCTTTATACAGTAATGGAAGTCAAAATGGAAGATTCAACATGAGTACCAACATCTCCACTCTCTTTCTCCAAATCAAACATGTGGATGTATCTGACTCTGGACTGTATTTATGTGGATTTTACATCGGAGGACCTTTTCATTTCAGCGCAATacacttcaatgttaaag GCAGTGATGATTCTCATGATGACACTGACAGGAAGTCTGAAA AGTCTGATGGAACAGCAAAGCTGATGAGTTTGATCCTGGGAGCTCTGACTGTTCTCCTCTTAATGGTCATCATTGGTCTGGTTGTTAAAAACAGGAAACTTCAGAAAG CTGCCAATGAAGAACAGAATCCACAACAGCCTGAG AACCAGACCTCTGAAGAGCTGAACTACGCAGCTGTGGCTTTCTGtccaaaaacaagaaaaacaagagAAGTGGAGCCCAATGTTGTGTATGCTTCTACTAGATAG
- the LOC116064081 gene encoding uncharacterized protein LOC116064081 isoform X2, with amino-acid sequence MKQSLITALILCSISWISVSGSESHTETVEGRPGGEVTLTCSNPSSRDAATLWLRVFNRTKASFISAMFSSTVKPLYSNGSQNGRFNMSTNISTLFLQIKHVDVSDSGLYLCGFYIGGPFHFSAIHFNVKGSDDSHDDTDRKSESSDESHDDDRKSEKSDGTAKLMSLILGALTVLLLMVIIGLVVKNRKLQKAANEEQNPQQPENQTSEELNYAAVAFCPKTRKTREVEPNVVYASTR; translated from the exons ATGAAACAGAGCCTGATAACAGCTCTAATTCTCTGCAGCATCA gCTGGATCTCTGTCTCAGGTTCTGAGTCTCACACTGAGACTGTGGAGGGTCGGCCGGGTGGAGAAGTCACACTCACATGTTCTAACCCGTCCAGCCGAGACGCTGCAACACTCTGGTTGAGAGTGTTCAACAGAACCAAGGCCAGCTTTATCTCTGCGATGTTCAGCTCTACAGTAAAACCTTTATACAGTAATGGAAGTCAAAATGGAAGATTCAACATGAGTACCAACATCTCCACTCTCTTTCTCCAAATCAAACATGTGGATGTATCTGACTCTGGACTGTATTTATGTGGATTTTACATCGGAGGACCTTTTCATTTCAGCGCAATacacttcaatgttaaag GCAGTGATGATTCTCATGATGACACTGACAGGAAGTCTGAAA gCAGCGATGAATCTCATGACGACGACAGAAAGTCTGAAA AGTCTGATGGAACAGCAAAGCTGATGAGTTTGATCCTGGGAGCTCTGACTGTTCTCCTCTTAATGGTCATCATTGGTCTGGTTGTTAAAAACAGGAAACTTCAGAAAG CTGCCAATGAAGAACAGAATCCACAACAGCCTGAG AACCAGACCTCTGAAGAGCTGAACTACGCAGCTGTGGCTTTCTGtccaaaaacaagaaaaacaagagAAGTGGAGCCCAATGTTGTGTATGCTTCTACTAGATAG
- the LOC116064081 gene encoding uncharacterized protein LOC116064081 isoform X3, whose amino-acid sequence MKQSLITALILCSISWISVSGSESHTETVEGRPGGEVTLTCSNPSSRDAATLWLRVFNRTKASFISAMFSSTVKPLYSNGSQNGRFNMSTNISTLFLQIKHVDVSDSGLYLCGFYIGGPFHFSAIHFNVKGSDDSHDDTDRKSETESDGTAKLMSLILGALTVLLLMVIIGLVVKNRKLQKAANEEQNPQQPENQTSEELNYAAVAFCPKTRKTREVEPNVVYASTR is encoded by the exons ATGAAACAGAGCCTGATAACAGCTCTAATTCTCTGCAGCATCA gCTGGATCTCTGTCTCAGGTTCTGAGTCTCACACTGAGACTGTGGAGGGTCGGCCGGGTGGAGAAGTCACACTCACATGTTCTAACCCGTCCAGCCGAGACGCTGCAACACTCTGGTTGAGAGTGTTCAACAGAACCAAGGCCAGCTTTATCTCTGCGATGTTCAGCTCTACAGTAAAACCTTTATACAGTAATGGAAGTCAAAATGGAAGATTCAACATGAGTACCAACATCTCCACTCTCTTTCTCCAAATCAAACATGTGGATGTATCTGACTCTGGACTGTATTTATGTGGATTTTACATCGGAGGACCTTTTCATTTCAGCGCAATacacttcaatgttaaag GCAGTGATGATTCTCATGATGACACTGACAGGAAGTCTGAAA CAGAGTCTGATGGAACAGCAAAGCTGATGAGTTTGATCCTGGGAGCTCTGACTGTTCTCCTCTTAATGGTCATCATTGGTCTGGTTGTTAAAAACAGGAAACTTCAGAAAG CTGCCAATGAAGAACAGAATCCACAACAGCCTGAG AACCAGACCTCTGAAGAGCTGAACTACGCAGCTGTGGCTTTCTGtccaaaaacaagaaaaacaagagAAGTGGAGCCCAATGTTGTGTATGCTTCTACTAGATAG
- the LOC116064081 gene encoding uncharacterized protein LOC116064081 isoform X7 — MKQSLITALILCSISWISVSGSESHTETVEGRPGGEVTLTCSNPSSRDAATLWLRVFNRTKASFISAMFSSTVKPLYSNGSQNGRFNMSTNISTLFLQIKHVDVSDSGLYLCGFYIGGPFHFSAIHFNVKESDGTAKLMSLILGALTVLLLMVIIGLVVKNRKLQKAANEEQNPQQPENQTSEELNYAAVAFCPKTRKTREVEPNVVYASTR; from the exons ATGAAACAGAGCCTGATAACAGCTCTAATTCTCTGCAGCATCA gCTGGATCTCTGTCTCAGGTTCTGAGTCTCACACTGAGACTGTGGAGGGTCGGCCGGGTGGAGAAGTCACACTCACATGTTCTAACCCGTCCAGCCGAGACGCTGCAACACTCTGGTTGAGAGTGTTCAACAGAACCAAGGCCAGCTTTATCTCTGCGATGTTCAGCTCTACAGTAAAACCTTTATACAGTAATGGAAGTCAAAATGGAAGATTCAACATGAGTACCAACATCTCCACTCTCTTTCTCCAAATCAAACATGTGGATGTATCTGACTCTGGACTGTATTTATGTGGATTTTACATCGGAGGACCTTTTCATTTCAGCGCAATacacttcaatgttaaag AGTCTGATGGAACAGCAAAGCTGATGAGTTTGATCCTGGGAGCTCTGACTGTTCTCCTCTTAATGGTCATCATTGGTCTGGTTGTTAAAAACAGGAAACTTCAGAAAG CTGCCAATGAAGAACAGAATCCACAACAGCCTGAG AACCAGACCTCTGAAGAGCTGAACTACGCAGCTGTGGCTTTCTGtccaaaaacaagaaaaacaagagAAGTGGAGCCCAATGTTGTGTATGCTTCTACTAGATAG
- the LOC116064087 gene encoding uncharacterized protein LOC116064087 isoform X3, giving the protein MKQSLITALILCSISWISVSSSESHTETVEGRPGGEVTLTCSNPSSRDAATLWLRVVNRTKASFISAMFSSTVKPFYSDGIQNGRFNMSTNISTLFLQIKHVDVSDSGLYLCGFYIGGPFHFNAIHLNVKGSDESHDDDRKSEKSDGTAKLMSLILGALTVLLLMIIIGLVVKNRKLQKAANEEQNPQQPENQTSEELNYAAVAFRPKTRKTREVESNVVYASTR; this is encoded by the exons ATGAAACAGAGCCTGATAACAGCTCTAATTCTCTGCAGCATCA gCTGGATCTCTGTCTCAAGTTCTGAGTCTCACACTGAGACTGTGGAGGGTCGGCCGGGTGGAGAAGTCACACTCACATGCTCTAACCCGTCCAGCCGAGACGCTGCAACACTCTGGTTGAGAGTGGTCAACAGAACCAAGGCCAGCTTTATCTCTGCGATGTTCAGCTCTACAGTAAAACCTTTTTACAGTGATGGAATTCAAAATGGAAGATTCAACATGAGTACCAACATCTCCACTCTCTTTCTCCAAATCAAACATGTGGATGTATCTGACTCTGGACTGTATTTATGTGGATTTTACATCGGAGGACCTTTTCATTTCAACGCAATACACTTAAATGTTAAAG gCAGCGATGAATCTCATGACGACGACAGGAAGTCTGAAA AGTCTGATGGAACAGCAAAGCTGATGAGTTTGATCCTGGGAGCTCTGACTGTTCTCCTCTTAATGATCATCATTGGTCTGGTTGTTAAAAACAGGAAACTTCAGAAAG CTGCCAATGAAGAACAGAATCCACAACAGCCTGAG AACCAGACCTCTGAAGAGCTGAACTACGCAGCTGTGGCTTTCCGtccaaaaacaagaaaaacaagagAAGTGGAGTCCAATGTTGTGTATGCTTCTACTAGATAG
- the LOC116064087 gene encoding uncharacterized protein LOC116064087 isoform X1: MKQSLITALILCSISWISVSSSESHTETVEGRPGGEVTLTCSNPSSRDAATLWLRVVNRTKASFISAMFSSTVKPFYSDGIQNGRFNMSTNISTLFLQIKHVDVSDSGLYLCGFYIGGPFHFNAIHLNVKGSDDSHDDADRKSEKSDGTAKLMSLILGALTVLLLMIIIGLVVKNRKLQKAANEEQNPQHPENLDSDLKDAALSLYAATIRNRRPASEREVETHAVYAVCR; this comes from the exons ATGAAACAGAGCCTGATAACAGCTCTAATTCTCTGCAGCATCA gCTGGATCTCTGTCTCAAGTTCTGAGTCTCACACTGAGACTGTGGAGGGTCGGCCGGGTGGAGAAGTCACACTCACATGCTCTAACCCGTCCAGCCGAGACGCTGCAACACTCTGGTTGAGAGTGGTCAACAGAACCAAGGCCAGCTTTATCTCTGCGATGTTCAGCTCTACAGTAAAACCTTTTTACAGTGATGGAATTCAAAATGGAAGATTCAACATGAGTACCAACATCTCCACTCTCTTTCTCCAAATCAAACATGTGGATGTATCTGACTCTGGACTGTATTTATGTGGATTTTACATCGGAGGACCTTTTCATTTCAACGCAATACACTTAAATGTTAAAG GCAGTGATGATTCTCATGATGACGCTGACAGGAAGTCTGAAA AGTCTGATGGAACAGCAAAGCTGATGAGTTTGATCCTGGGAGCTCTGACTGTTCTCCTCTTAATGATCATCATTGGTCTGGTTGTTAAAAACAGGAAACTTCAGAAAG CTGCCAATGAAGAACAGAATCCACAACATCCTGAG AATCTGGACTCTGACCTGAAAGATGCAGCTCTGAGTTTGTATGCAGCAACAATAAGGAACAGGAGGCCTGCATCAGAGAGAGAAGTGGAGACTCATGCTGTTTATGCTGTCTGCAGATAG
- the LOC116064081 gene encoding uncharacterized protein LOC116064081 isoform X6, translating to MKQSLITALILCSISWISVSGSESHTETVEGRPGGEVTLTCSNPSSRDAATLWLRVFNRTKASFISAMFSSTVKPLYSNGSQNGRFNMSTNISTLFLQIKHVDVSDSGLYLCGFYIGGPFHFSAIHFNVKGSDESHDDDRKSEKSDGTAKLMSLILGALTVLLLMVIIGLVVKNRKLQKAANEEQNPQQPENQTSEELNYAAVAFCPKTRKTREVEPNVVYASTR from the exons ATGAAACAGAGCCTGATAACAGCTCTAATTCTCTGCAGCATCA gCTGGATCTCTGTCTCAGGTTCTGAGTCTCACACTGAGACTGTGGAGGGTCGGCCGGGTGGAGAAGTCACACTCACATGTTCTAACCCGTCCAGCCGAGACGCTGCAACACTCTGGTTGAGAGTGTTCAACAGAACCAAGGCCAGCTTTATCTCTGCGATGTTCAGCTCTACAGTAAAACCTTTATACAGTAATGGAAGTCAAAATGGAAGATTCAACATGAGTACCAACATCTCCACTCTCTTTCTCCAAATCAAACATGTGGATGTATCTGACTCTGGACTGTATTTATGTGGATTTTACATCGGAGGACCTTTTCATTTCAGCGCAATacacttcaatgttaaag gCAGCGATGAATCTCATGACGACGACAGAAAGTCTGAAA AGTCTGATGGAACAGCAAAGCTGATGAGTTTGATCCTGGGAGCTCTGACTGTTCTCCTCTTAATGGTCATCATTGGTCTGGTTGTTAAAAACAGGAAACTTCAGAAAG CTGCCAATGAAGAACAGAATCCACAACAGCCTGAG AACCAGACCTCTGAAGAGCTGAACTACGCAGCTGTGGCTTTCTGtccaaaaacaagaaaaacaagagAAGTGGAGCCCAATGTTGTGTATGCTTCTACTAGATAG
- the LOC116064081 gene encoding uncharacterized protein LOC116064081 isoform X4, translating to MKQSLITALILCSISWISVSGSESHTETVEGRPGGEVTLTCSNPSSRDAATLWLRVFNRTKASFISAMFSSTVKPLYSNGSQNGRFNMSTNISTLFLQIKHVDVSDSGLYLCGFYIGGPFHFSAIHFNVKGSDESHDDDRKSETESDGTAKLMSLILGALTVLLLMVIIGLVVKNRKLQKAANEEQNPQQPENQTSEELNYAAVAFCPKTRKTREVEPNVVYASTR from the exons ATGAAACAGAGCCTGATAACAGCTCTAATTCTCTGCAGCATCA gCTGGATCTCTGTCTCAGGTTCTGAGTCTCACACTGAGACTGTGGAGGGTCGGCCGGGTGGAGAAGTCACACTCACATGTTCTAACCCGTCCAGCCGAGACGCTGCAACACTCTGGTTGAGAGTGTTCAACAGAACCAAGGCCAGCTTTATCTCTGCGATGTTCAGCTCTACAGTAAAACCTTTATACAGTAATGGAAGTCAAAATGGAAGATTCAACATGAGTACCAACATCTCCACTCTCTTTCTCCAAATCAAACATGTGGATGTATCTGACTCTGGACTGTATTTATGTGGATTTTACATCGGAGGACCTTTTCATTTCAGCGCAATacacttcaatgttaaag gCAGCGATGAATCTCATGACGACGACAGAAAGTCTGAAA CAGAGTCTGATGGAACAGCAAAGCTGATGAGTTTGATCCTGGGAGCTCTGACTGTTCTCCTCTTAATGGTCATCATTGGTCTGGTTGTTAAAAACAGGAAACTTCAGAAAG CTGCCAATGAAGAACAGAATCCACAACAGCCTGAG AACCAGACCTCTGAAGAGCTGAACTACGCAGCTGTGGCTTTCTGtccaaaaacaagaaaaacaagagAAGTGGAGCCCAATGTTGTGTATGCTTCTACTAGATAG
- the LOC116064087 gene encoding uncharacterized protein LOC116064087 isoform X2 translates to MKQSLITALILCSISWISVSSSESHTETVEGRPGGEVTLTCSNPSSRDAATLWLRVVNRTKASFISAMFSSTVKPFYSDGIQNGRFNMSTNISTLFLQIKHVDVSDSGLYLCGFYIGGPFHFNAIHLNVKGSDESHDDDRKSETESDGTAKLMSLILGALTVLLLMIIIGLVVKNRKLQKAANEEQNPQQPENQTSEELNYAAVAFRPKTRKTREVESNVVYASTR, encoded by the exons ATGAAACAGAGCCTGATAACAGCTCTAATTCTCTGCAGCATCA gCTGGATCTCTGTCTCAAGTTCTGAGTCTCACACTGAGACTGTGGAGGGTCGGCCGGGTGGAGAAGTCACACTCACATGCTCTAACCCGTCCAGCCGAGACGCTGCAACACTCTGGTTGAGAGTGGTCAACAGAACCAAGGCCAGCTTTATCTCTGCGATGTTCAGCTCTACAGTAAAACCTTTTTACAGTGATGGAATTCAAAATGGAAGATTCAACATGAGTACCAACATCTCCACTCTCTTTCTCCAAATCAAACATGTGGATGTATCTGACTCTGGACTGTATTTATGTGGATTTTACATCGGAGGACCTTTTCATTTCAACGCAATACACTTAAATGTTAAAG gCAGCGATGAATCTCATGACGACGACAGGAAGTCTGAAA CAGAGTCTGATGGAACAGCAAAGCTGATGAGTTTGATCCTGGGAGCTCTGACTGTTCTCCTCTTAATGATCATCATTGGTCTGGTTGTTAAAAACAGGAAACTTCAGAAAG CTGCCAATGAAGAACAGAATCCACAACAGCCTGAG AACCAGACCTCTGAAGAGCTGAACTACGCAGCTGTGGCTTTCCGtccaaaaacaagaaaaacaagagAAGTGGAGTCCAATGTTGTGTATGCTTCTACTAGATAG
- the LOC116064081 gene encoding uncharacterized protein LOC116064081 isoform X1, with product MKQSLITALILCSISWISVSGSESHTETVEGRPGGEVTLTCSNPSSRDAATLWLRVFNRTKASFISAMFSSTVKPLYSNGSQNGRFNMSTNISTLFLQIKHVDVSDSGLYLCGFYIGGPFHFSAIHFNVKGSDDSHDDTDRKSESSDESHDDDRKSETESDGTAKLMSLILGALTVLLLMVIIGLVVKNRKLQKAANEEQNPQQPENQTSEELNYAAVAFCPKTRKTREVEPNVVYASTR from the exons ATGAAACAGAGCCTGATAACAGCTCTAATTCTCTGCAGCATCA gCTGGATCTCTGTCTCAGGTTCTGAGTCTCACACTGAGACTGTGGAGGGTCGGCCGGGTGGAGAAGTCACACTCACATGTTCTAACCCGTCCAGCCGAGACGCTGCAACACTCTGGTTGAGAGTGTTCAACAGAACCAAGGCCAGCTTTATCTCTGCGATGTTCAGCTCTACAGTAAAACCTTTATACAGTAATGGAAGTCAAAATGGAAGATTCAACATGAGTACCAACATCTCCACTCTCTTTCTCCAAATCAAACATGTGGATGTATCTGACTCTGGACTGTATTTATGTGGATTTTACATCGGAGGACCTTTTCATTTCAGCGCAATacacttcaatgttaaag GCAGTGATGATTCTCATGATGACACTGACAGGAAGTCTGAAA gCAGCGATGAATCTCATGACGACGACAGAAAGTCTGAAA CAGAGTCTGATGGAACAGCAAAGCTGATGAGTTTGATCCTGGGAGCTCTGACTGTTCTCCTCTTAATGGTCATCATTGGTCTGGTTGTTAAAAACAGGAAACTTCAGAAAG CTGCCAATGAAGAACAGAATCCACAACAGCCTGAG AACCAGACCTCTGAAGAGCTGAACTACGCAGCTGTGGCTTTCTGtccaaaaacaagaaaaacaagagAAGTGGAGCCCAATGTTGTGTATGCTTCTACTAGATAG